In one Bacteroidota bacterium genomic region, the following are encoded:
- a CDS encoding gliding motility-associated C-terminal domain-containing protein — translation MNNTGMRISLFIKCLSAFIAASTGVISAQTVTVNDATVCMGHCATLVATGAGGTFPYTYLWSNGETASTISVCPSTSTNYTVTLSDASGGLATTTALVTVKPPLNIAAPSIMLKCFGDTNGIATVTPVNGGSPPFIYIWNTGQTTPSISGLGAGTYKVTVTESKGCSAAATVMVSQPSAISANVIPAAATCGASNGSAIVSSTGGTGTHNYFWSNGVTGNVASGLSAGFYIVTVKDVNACSKVLITLIPNAGSGTASAFRLSNVSCFGGNNGSAKVNMSGGITPYSYSWSNGATTQVASGLPAGTYYVIVRDAASCLTGSIVNITQPPPLKVTLTVNQPICGSANGNASANATGGTGSYNYSWSNGATSKTISGLPAGTYSVTVADTNNCKTSDVAMLLGITAPIVILTASPLMCNGDSNGSATIAVASSTGMPYTYSWSNGVTGTTGISGLTAGTYAVTVTNSYGCATSRSVVITEPPAITLTANSLTIPCVIVNGSALATAMGGTGTFTYSWSSGATGQTVSGLTPGTHSVTAIDANGCIKSTTINIVYSGGSTAVATVLSNVSCKGGSNGSASAVLSGGNLISAYSWNNGATNSSISGVIAGSYTVTITDNNGCKFTTVAVIAEPPQLTDAVSIVNAASATSCDGSITSAASGGTPPYSYQWSNSVTTAVISSLCTGLYAYTITDSQGCEFRNSVVLSDTLNGCNLHFYNMITPNGDGNNDYWHIDCITAYALNNVAIFNRWGNRIWQTDGYNNTDRAWKGTDQSGTAMPEGTYFYVVKVNSIEYSGKVELLK, via the coding sequence AGTGTCTATCCGCTTTTATTGCAGCTTCAACAGGTGTAATAAGTGCCCAAACCGTTACTGTTAATGATGCTACAGTTTGCATGGGCCATTGCGCTACATTAGTGGCAACAGGAGCTGGCGGAACTTTTCCTTACACCTATTTATGGAGTAATGGGGAAACAGCTTCAACTATAAGTGTTTGTCCTTCAACAAGTACTAATTACACAGTAACATTATCTGATGCTTCCGGTGGTTTAGCAACTACAACCGCTTTGGTAACGGTAAAACCTCCCTTAAATATAGCGGCCCCGTCAATAATGCTAAAGTGTTTTGGTGACACTAATGGTATCGCGACTGTTACCCCGGTAAATGGCGGATCTCCTCCGTTTATATACATTTGGAATACCGGTCAAACAACTCCAAGCATTTCGGGCCTGGGTGCCGGGACTTATAAAGTTACTGTGACAGAAAGCAAAGGTTGTTCCGCCGCAGCCACAGTTATGGTCAGCCAGCCATCAGCAATAAGTGCCAATGTAATACCAGCAGCGGCAACATGCGGAGCTTCGAATGGTTCTGCAATCGTAAGTTCTACAGGGGGAACCGGTACACATAATTATTTCTGGAGTAATGGAGTAACAGGGAATGTTGCAAGCGGACTTTCAGCGGGGTTTTATATAGTGACTGTTAAAGATGTTAATGCATGCTCAAAAGTCTTAATCACATTAATTCCCAACGCGGGCAGCGGAACTGCCAGTGCTTTTCGACTTTCAAATGTAAGTTGCTTTGGCGGGAACAATGGTTCCGCCAAAGTAAATATGTCGGGAGGAATCACTCCCTATTCTTATAGCTGGAGCAATGGAGCGACCACACAGGTCGCCAGCGGGCTTCCGGCAGGAACATATTATGTAATAGTGCGTGATGCCGCTTCCTGCCTGACCGGCTCTATTGTTAATATAACCCAACCTCCTCCCCTGAAAGTAACTCTGACAGTCAACCAACCCATCTGTGGTTCGGCAAATGGAAATGCTTCTGCCAATGCAACCGGGGGTACCGGGTCATATAATTACAGTTGGAGTAACGGCGCCACCTCCAAAACCATATCGGGGCTTCCGGCGGGAACTTATAGCGTAACTGTTGCAGACACAAATAATTGTAAAACTTCAGATGTCGCAATGCTGCTGGGTATAACAGCTCCAATTGTAATTTTAACTGCCAGTCCGTTGATGTGTAATGGTGATAGCAATGGTTCTGCAACAATTGCTGTTGCAAGCAGCACAGGTATGCCTTATACCTACAGTTGGAGCAATGGAGTAACAGGAACAACAGGTATCAGCGGTTTAACGGCCGGTACTTACGCTGTTACAGTAACCAATTCATACGGATGTGCTACAAGCAGATCAGTCGTTATTACAGAACCTCCTGCAATTACATTAACGGCCAACTCATTAACCATTCCTTGCGTTATTGTAAATGGCAGCGCTCTTGCAACAGCAATGGGCGGAACCGGTACCTTCACGTACAGCTGGAGCAGCGGCGCGACCGGACAAACTGTTTCCGGGCTTACACCGGGCACACATTCCGTAACCGCAATTGATGCCAATGGCTGTATTAAAAGCACAACAATTAATATCGTCTATTCAGGCGGAAGTACAGCTGTAGCCACAGTTCTGTCTAATGTAAGCTGTAAGGGAGGCAGTAACGGAAGCGCAAGTGCCGTTTTATCCGGCGGAAATCTCATTTCCGCTTATTCATGGAATAACGGAGCAACAAATTCTTCAATTTCAGGAGTTATTGCGGGAAGCTATACTGTTACGATCACTGATAACAACGGCTGCAAATTCACCACTGTTGCCGTAATAGCCGAGCCACCTCAGCTTACTGACGCTGTATCTATAGTAAATGCTGCATCAGCAACAAGCTGCGATGGGTCTATCACTTCTGCGGCATCCGGCGGAACTCCGCCTTATTCTTATCAATGGTCGAATAGTGTTACAACCGCTGTTATTTCCAGTCTCTGCACCGGACTTTATGCTTATACAATTACAGATAGCCAAGGCTGTGAGTTCAGGAACAGTGTCGTGCTCTCTGATACACTAAATGGCTGCAACCTGCATTTTTACAATATGATCACACCCAATGGCGATGGCAATAATGACTATTGGCACATCGACTGCATTACAGCGTACGCCTTAAATAATGTCGCCATTTTTAACCGCTGGGGCAACAGGATATGGCAGACGGATGGGTACAACAACACAGATCGTGCGTGGAAAGGCACTGATCAATCCGGAACAGCAATGCCCGAAGGAACCTACTTTTACGTTGTTAAAGTAAATTCAATTGAATATTCGGGAAAGGTAGAACTTCTGAAATGA
- a CDS encoding type IX secretion system membrane protein PorP/SprF: MIKTGNLFLYFIILFFAGTLSAQQYPQYSGYMFNRFAINPAYAGNYNTFQATAMIRNQWVGIQNAPNTSSLSFHGSLKNEKVALGFNVFSDEIGFSKTNAVFGTYAYRLIMPTGTLSFGLRLGVANVSYNWEDVDVKDKVDALLGAGVTNVSRVLSDAGVYYHNNTFYAGLSATNLIGTGMPTLNYSQLLLPHFFVTAGKSFSISDNLIINPSVLVKLVQGAMGVDLNCNFLISNKLWLGISGRMGYGYVLLMQYNITEKFKIGYAYDLGRNDIGIIGGSSHEIMLGYNFSLFSRKMQSFRFL; this comes from the coding sequence ATGATAAAAACGGGTAACTTATTTTTATACTTTATCATTTTATTTTTTGCCGGCACCCTGTCGGCCCAGCAGTACCCGCAGTACAGCGGGTATATGTTCAACCGGTTCGCCATCAATCCTGCCTATGCCGGTAATTACAACACGTTCCAGGCTACAGCCATGATACGTAATCAATGGGTAGGTATACAGAATGCGCCCAATACCTCTTCCCTCTCATTTCATGGCAGCCTGAAAAACGAAAAGGTCGCGCTTGGCTTTAATGTATTCAGCGATGAGATCGGGTTCTCAAAAACAAATGCGGTTTTTGGCACCTATGCTTATCGTCTTATTATGCCCACCGGTACATTGTCGTTTGGCTTACGCCTGGGTGTCGCGAATGTTTCTTATAACTGGGAGGATGTCGACGTAAAGGATAAAGTTGACGCGTTGTTAGGAGCAGGGGTTACAAATGTTTCCCGTGTGCTTTCCGACGCCGGTGTATATTATCACAACAATACATTTTACGCCGGGCTTAGCGCCACAAACCTAATCGGGACAGGAATGCCCACACTGAATTATTCCCAGCTGCTTCTCCCCCATTTCTTTGTCACAGCAGGTAAATCATTCAGCATATCCGATAATTTGATAATCAACCCTTCCGTTTTAGTTAAACTGGTTCAGGGTGCCATGGGTGTTGATTTAAACTGTAACTTCCTTATCAGCAATAAACTTTGGTTAGGCATATCGGGCAGAATGGGATATGGTTACGTTCTGTTAATGCAATACAATATCACCGAAAAATTCAAAATAGGTTACGCGTATGATCTCGGCCGCAATGATATCGGTATCATTGGCGGTTCATCGCACGAAATCATGTTGGGATATAATTTTAGTTTATTTAGCAGGAAAATGCAGTCATTC